The Halogeometricum rufum genome has a segment encoding these proteins:
- a CDS encoding DUF5813 family protein, whose amino-acid sequence MSDVPDRARRAFRDHDSFEQVDETTYEWTATAFDGRVTAGADGGEIAFAVTVRVPMLDAAVEDDVAPVVEDGWYETFELRVEDVGGVTKKEHDFDVDVSREGSTAVVSTSFTDIDERRGVADAGAVIDYVEGTYVQGIIPGYEYTEPVSGLVQRATDAANSDGAPL is encoded by the coding sequence ATGAGCGACGTACCGGACCGGGCACGGCGTGCCTTCCGCGACCACGATTCCTTCGAGCAGGTGGACGAGACGACGTACGAGTGGACGGCGACGGCGTTCGACGGCCGCGTGACCGCCGGCGCGGACGGCGGCGAAATCGCGTTCGCGGTGACCGTCCGCGTCCCGATGCTGGACGCCGCCGTCGAGGACGACGTCGCCCCTGTCGTCGAGGACGGCTGGTACGAGACGTTCGAGTTGCGCGTCGAGGACGTCGGCGGGGTCACCAAGAAAGAGCACGACTTCGACGTGGACGTGTCCCGCGAGGGGTCGACGGCGGTGGTCAGCACGTCCTTCACCGACATCGACGAACGGCGCGGCGTCGCGGACGCCGGCGCGGTCATCGACTACGTCGAGGGGACGTACGTGCAGGGAATCATCCCCGGCTACGAGTACACGGAGCCGGTTTCGGGCCTCGTCCAGCGCGCGACGGACGCGGCCAACAGCGACGGCGCACCGCTCTGA
- a CDS encoding Lrp/AsnC ligand binding domain-containing protein: MVHAFIMVKTGAGESERLLAPIRELETVTEAHIVAGAYDIIAEVDTDEVYEVLQTASSKVQGLQGVTDTKTYITMDD, encoded by the coding sequence ATGGTCCACGCCTTCATCATGGTCAAGACCGGGGCCGGCGAATCAGAGCGGCTCCTCGCGCCGATTCGAGAACTGGAGACGGTGACGGAGGCGCACATCGTGGCGGGCGCGTACGACATCATCGCCGAAGTCGACACCGACGAGGTGTACGAGGTGCTCCAGACGGCGTCGAGCAAGGTGCAGGGGTTGCAGGGCGTCACGGACACGAAGACGTACATCACGATGGACGACTGA
- the tmk gene encoding dTMP kinase — translation MLITLEGLDGSGKTTAWEALHDAHPDAVFTREPTESWYGDAVSRSMADEDADSLAELFLFTADHADHLSRVVRPALADGELVVSDRYSDSRFAYQAATLEESDLRRPLDYIRGIHAAFSRPPDATIYLDVDPETAAARAGATNKFERASYLESVRQNYERLIDAEPERFVRVDASQPPEDVIEMVERSVERLVAEHERR, via the coding sequence ATGCTCATCACGCTTGAGGGGTTAGACGGCAGCGGAAAGACCACGGCGTGGGAGGCGTTGCACGACGCCCACCCCGACGCGGTGTTCACGCGCGAACCCACCGAGTCGTGGTACGGCGACGCCGTGTCCCGGTCGATGGCCGACGAGGACGCCGACTCGCTCGCGGAACTGTTCCTGTTCACCGCCGACCACGCCGACCACCTCTCGCGCGTGGTCCGCCCGGCACTCGCCGACGGCGAACTCGTCGTCTCCGACCGCTACTCGGACTCCCGGTTCGCCTATCAGGCCGCGACGCTCGAAGAGTCGGACCTCCGCCGACCGCTGGACTACATCCGCGGCATCCACGCCGCCTTCTCCCGGCCGCCGGACGCGACCATCTACCTCGACGTGGACCCCGAGACGGCCGCCGCGCGCGCCGGCGCGACGAACAAGTTCGAGCGCGCCTCGTATCTGGAGTCGGTGCGGCAGAACTACGAACGCCTCATCGACGCCGAACCCGAGCGGTTCGTCCGCGTCGACGCCAGCCAACCCCCAGAGGACGTAATCGAGATGGTCGAACGTAGCGTCGAGCGACTCGTCGCCGAACACGAACGGCGGTAG
- a CDS encoding glycosyltransferase — MFEVRAELVVTVLLWVSLGFYGFSALWWLFETTVLSRGWRTDDRLVWGPEDVQVRILTVDAEDVVQATVDAIPEEIPDVHVVAERPMTVAGATVHVVPSAFTCEATNKGRAVEWARRHVACDREYVLYLDEDTLMTGFDGVPDADVVQFSELPMFTGSRLAYLCEVFRMGYQYEQRGFHRLRYPLYAWGGAVAVRRSVEARVTWDAKTLTEDTNFVWRAARDVRATYALVDAKFRNQAPPSVRALIRQRRRWISGSIDDDSHLAWRYRPLYATRIVAWAFSPLVPLLVVAAYVHPGTAPNFALYAGIATGFGLLLYVYTALGAVSYGKSLPLALLYVALTPVAVVVHAAGAMWGVLSPVRTFEVTEKVVPERLVDAHPEMEPGDLTDEDGRRSVDQTAD; from the coding sequence ATGTTCGAGGTGCGGGCCGAACTCGTCGTGACCGTTCTCCTGTGGGTCTCCCTCGGGTTCTACGGGTTCTCGGCGCTCTGGTGGCTGTTCGAGACGACGGTGCTGTCGCGAGGGTGGCGGACCGACGACAGACTCGTCTGGGGACCCGAGGACGTGCAGGTGCGGATACTCACCGTCGACGCCGAGGACGTGGTGCAGGCGACGGTGGACGCCATCCCCGAGGAGATACCCGACGTCCACGTCGTCGCCGAGCGACCGATGACCGTCGCGGGCGCGACGGTGCACGTCGTCCCGTCGGCGTTCACCTGCGAGGCGACGAACAAGGGACGCGCCGTCGAGTGGGCCCGACGACACGTGGCGTGTGACCGCGAGTACGTCCTCTACCTCGACGAAGACACGCTGATGACCGGGTTCGACGGCGTTCCGGACGCAGACGTGGTGCAGTTCTCCGAACTCCCGATGTTCACGGGGTCGAGGCTCGCCTACCTCTGTGAGGTGTTCCGGATGGGCTACCAGTACGAACAGCGCGGGTTCCACCGACTCCGCTACCCCCTGTACGCGTGGGGCGGGGCCGTCGCGGTCCGGCGGTCGGTCGAGGCGCGCGTGACGTGGGACGCGAAGACGCTGACGGAGGACACCAACTTCGTCTGGCGGGCGGCGCGGGACGTCCGCGCGACGTACGCCCTCGTGGACGCGAAGTTCCGGAATCAGGCGCCGCCGTCGGTTCGCGCGCTGATACGCCAGCGCCGGCGGTGGATTTCGGGGTCCATCGACGACGACAGTCACCTGGCGTGGCGCTACCGTCCGCTGTACGCGACGCGCATCGTCGCGTGGGCGTTCTCGCCGCTGGTGCCGTTGCTGGTCGTGGCCGCCTACGTCCACCCCGGAACCGCGCCGAACTTCGCGCTGTACGCCGGGATAGCGACCGGGTTCGGCCTCCTGCTCTACGTCTACACCGCGCTCGGAGCGGTATCGTACGGCAAGTCGCTCCCTCTCGCTCTCCTGTACGTGGCGCTCACGCCGGTGGCCGTCGTCGTCCACGCCGCCGGCGCGATGTGGGGCGTCCTCTCGCCGGTGCGGACGTTCGAGGTGACCGAGAAGGTGGTTCCCGAGCGACTGGTCGACGCCCACCCCGAGATGGAACCGGGCGACCTGACCGACGAGGACGGCAGGCGGTCGGTGGACCAGACGGCCGACTGA
- a CDS encoding thiamine pyrophosphate-dependent dehydrogenase E1 component subunit alpha, with amino-acid sequence MHRLIGERSLDDSWLDEQDARAAFRDMVRTRRFDERALALQRRGWMSGYPPFTGQEASQVGAAHAMRDDDVLFPTYRSNALQIARGVPMSDILAFRRGRPEYLSDHDVPVFPQAVPIATQIPLATGAGMAANYTEEDHAILVCFGDGATSEGDFHEGLNFAGVFDAPVVFFCENNAWAISMPRERQTASDSIAVKAEAYGFEGVQVDGNDPLAVRETVTEALADAREGSPVLVESLTYRQGAHTTADDPSAYRDDDPDLPEWRVRDPLDRYEEFLRDRGVIDDAFVETVRENAEAELKDAVEWVEDLPPADPDDAFEHAYETLSPALVEQREEMRDFLTRHDPNELEY; translated from the coding sequence ATGCACCGACTCATCGGTGAGCGGTCCCTCGACGACTCGTGGCTGGACGAGCAAGACGCGCGTGCGGCCTTCCGCGACATGGTTCGGACGCGGCGGTTCGACGAACGCGCACTCGCGCTCCAACGGCGGGGGTGGATGAGCGGCTATCCGCCCTTCACCGGACAGGAGGCCTCGCAGGTCGGCGCGGCCCACGCGATGCGCGACGACGACGTGCTGTTTCCCACCTACCGGTCGAACGCGCTCCAGATCGCTCGCGGCGTCCCGATGAGCGACATCCTCGCGTTCCGCCGCGGCCGCCCGGAGTACCTCTCGGACCACGACGTCCCCGTCTTCCCGCAGGCGGTGCCCATCGCCACGCAGATTCCGCTGGCGACGGGCGCCGGGATGGCGGCGAACTACACCGAGGAGGACCACGCGATTCTGGTCTGCTTCGGCGACGGCGCCACCTCCGAGGGCGACTTCCACGAGGGGCTGAACTTCGCCGGCGTGTTCGACGCGCCGGTGGTGTTCTTCTGCGAGAACAACGCGTGGGCCATCTCGATGCCGCGGGAGCGACAGACCGCCAGCGACTCCATCGCCGTCAAGGCCGAGGCGTACGGCTTCGAGGGCGTGCAGGTGGACGGCAACGACCCCCTCGCGGTCCGCGAGACGGTCACCGAGGCCCTCGCCGACGCCCGCGAGGGGAGTCCGGTCCTCGTGGAGAGCCTGACGTACCGTCAGGGGGCTCACACCACCGCGGACGACCCGAGCGCTTACCGCGACGACGACCCGGACCTGCCCGAGTGGCGCGTCCGCGACCCGCTCGACCGCTACGAGGAGTTCCTGCGCGACCGCGGGGTGATAGACGACGCGTTCGTCGAGACGGTGCGCGAGAACGCGGAGGCCGAACTGAAAGACGCCGTCGAGTGGGTCGAGGACCTGCCGCCGGCCGACCCCGACGACGCGTTCGAGCACGCCTACGAGACGCTGTCGCCGGCCCTCGTGGAGCAACGCGAGGAGATGCGCGACTTCCTCACCCGGCACGACCCGAACGAACTGGAGTACTGA
- a CDS encoding potassium channel family protein yields MRFVIIGAGRVGLRTARVLREEGHEVTLVEVDADRIERAREAEFEVVEGDGSREVVLDRAGVADADALGALTSDLNVNFAACSIAKHHGLRTVLRVDEDYREEVYRKYAEEVDEVVYPERLGAIGAKNALLGGSIRAIADIAQNLQVVLMTVSDESPMRGYSIEEVALPAHARILAFGKADEKMGIPMGDDSLETGDRLAILADFDVLNEVRQLVVGEDVATAAGGA; encoded by the coding sequence ATGCGGTTCGTTATCATTGGTGCAGGTCGTGTCGGACTCAGAACGGCCCGCGTCCTCCGCGAGGAAGGGCACGAGGTGACACTCGTCGAGGTGGACGCCGACCGAATCGAACGCGCCCGCGAGGCGGAGTTCGAGGTGGTCGAAGGCGACGGCTCCAGAGAGGTGGTCCTCGACCGGGCGGGCGTCGCGGACGCGGACGCCCTCGGCGCACTCACGAGCGACCTGAACGTCAACTTCGCCGCCTGTTCCATCGCCAAGCATCACGGTCTGCGGACGGTGCTTCGCGTGGACGAGGACTACCGCGAGGAGGTGTACCGGAAGTACGCCGAGGAGGTGGACGAGGTTGTCTACCCCGAACGCCTCGGCGCTATCGGCGCGAAGAACGCCCTCCTCGGGGGGTCGATTCGCGCCATCGCCGACATCGCGCAGAACCTCCAGGTGGTCCTCATGACCGTCTCCGACGAGTCGCCGATGCGCGGCTACTCCATCGAGGAGGTGGCGCTCCCGGCGCACGCTCGCATCCTCGCGTTCGGGAAGGCCGACGAGAAGATGGGCATCCCGATGGGCGACGACTCCCTCGAGACGGGCGACAGACTCGCCATCCTCGCGGACTTCGACGTGCTCAACGAGGTGCGGCAACTCGTCGTCGGCGAGGACGTCGCCACCGCCGCGGGGGGTGCCTGA
- a CDS encoding Lrp/AsnC ligand binding domain-containing protein produces MVTAYVMVKASTGDVDRLKQSMLDLDAGVETVSIVAGDVDFIVKANVDGPGDVKDIAASIHEMDGIEDTQTYIAMD; encoded by the coding sequence ATGGTCACCGCCTACGTGATGGTGAAGGCGTCGACGGGCGACGTGGACCGACTGAAGCAGTCGATGCTCGACCTCGACGCCGGCGTCGAGACCGTCAGCATCGTCGCCGGCGACGTGGACTTCATCGTCAAGGCGAACGTCGACGGTCCGGGCGACGTCAAGGACATCGCGGCGTCCATCCACGAGATGGACGGCATCGAGGACACGCAGACGTACATCGCGATGGACTGA